In a single window of the Leptospira sanjuanensis genome:
- a CDS encoding class I SAM-dependent methyltransferase, translating to MRQSGEELVESLAIQRPSRVLDLGCGDGTTAIPLARTGAQVLGIDIAENLVKAGNQRAAEAGLSLLTFQEGDACNLQGIADHSFDLILSVFGAMFAPRPFDVASEMVRVTKPGGRIVMGNWIPNDSTSFVSQLLTISASYLPLPPEGFVSPMTWGVEARVIEYFAKAGVPVERISMIKDTYNFQSADKTPEDLVELLGRFYGPTMNAFEAAEKNGKVKELRSRLIELANGQNQSKSDGVLIPATYLRVTVYL from the coding sequence ATGCGGCAATCCGGTGAGGAGTTAGTCGAATCACTTGCAATACAACGACCTTCACGCGTATTGGATCTTGGTTGCGGAGACGGAACGACTGCGATCCCTCTTGCAAGGACGGGTGCGCAAGTTCTTGGAATCGATATAGCCGAGAATCTAGTTAAAGCAGGAAATCAAAGAGCCGCCGAGGCGGGACTTTCTCTGCTTACGTTTCAAGAAGGAGATGCCTGCAATCTGCAAGGGATTGCGGATCATTCGTTCGATCTAATTCTTTCCGTCTTCGGGGCAATGTTCGCTCCCAGACCCTTTGACGTAGCGAGCGAGATGGTTCGGGTTACCAAACCGGGAGGTCGTATCGTGATGGGGAATTGGATTCCGAACGATTCCACTTCCTTCGTTTCACAACTGCTGACGATCAGCGCTTCCTATCTGCCGTTGCCGCCGGAAGGTTTTGTGAGTCCTATGACTTGGGGTGTCGAAGCGCGCGTTATAGAATATTTCGCAAAGGCCGGAGTTCCTGTCGAAAGGATTTCGATGATCAAAGATACGTACAACTTTCAATCGGCGGATAAAACTCCGGAAGATCTTGTAGAGTTACTCGGTCGATTCTACGGACCTACGATGAACGCGTTTGAAGCCGCGGAAAAAAACGGAAAAGTGAAGGAGCTGAGAAGTCGACTGATCGAGCTTGCGAACGGGCAGAATCAAAGCAAATCGGACGGAGTTTTGATACCGGCCACGTATTTGCGGGTAACTGTTTATCTTTGA
- a CDS encoding PP2C family protein-serine/threonine phosphatase, whose protein sequence is MVPFWSVTYWIYDLHAAALIPVIYSGCGILTLLYYWIKGPEGFSVFMITCFGLYFVLPPTLQTVLGGYQNASGVILWMFPVVIATFIYQGARHAFYWGFAFMLVVIGSVFSPSLIGNPSGHRLPEKIVDIFYALNIVAIGGIVSATVYYLLTTISRKSNQLSEALGEVTKAKELQEQDYFLISYLSNPLSQIKAHPGPVRVESLIEQRKKFHYKDQIHEIGGDICISDRITLRGKNYTTFLNGDAMGKSLQGAAGAIIMGSVFRSCLARNKSKRNQLHYPEQWIKSCYLDFQKIFESFDGSMFMSMVFGLVDEERGFLYYINAEHPWTVLYRGGEAVYLEEELNIRKLGMPIIDRVIQDGGEHHYHDCVENVFTLKTFLLQPGDTIIIGSDGRDDISLKKKAADRLEMNWDTQLFLNAVQDGRGNLTGIKNFLIAQGDLVDDFSLMRISYEGEKKSSNGFRNGIRPEYITNRRMLHLALERRDFGAAAKIAQEQIQAYPDHDTLFLIASICNRKINNLELAADLGECYHYRRPNSKKSLMNLTKIYYRTGELDRVNCLLGRLIAIDPEYEPAKKIIGAIKARSSASFA, encoded by the coding sequence ATGGTTCCGTTTTGGTCCGTAACGTATTGGATTTATGATCTGCATGCGGCGGCTCTGATCCCCGTTATCTATTCGGGCTGCGGGATTTTGACTCTCCTTTATTACTGGATCAAGGGACCGGAAGGATTTTCGGTTTTTATGATTACCTGTTTCGGATTGTATTTCGTATTGCCGCCGACTTTGCAAACGGTATTGGGAGGATATCAAAACGCAAGCGGCGTCATACTCTGGATGTTTCCGGTCGTAATCGCGACGTTTATCTACCAAGGGGCGCGTCACGCTTTTTATTGGGGATTTGCATTCATGCTCGTCGTGATCGGTTCCGTCTTTTCACCGAGCCTGATCGGAAATCCGTCCGGCCATCGTTTACCCGAAAAAATCGTGGATATCTTTTACGCGCTGAACATCGTCGCCATCGGAGGAATCGTATCGGCCACCGTCTACTATCTGCTTACTACGATCTCTCGGAAATCCAATCAATTGTCCGAAGCGTTAGGAGAAGTTACGAAAGCGAAGGAACTACAGGAGCAGGATTATTTTCTGATCAGCTATTTGAGCAATCCTTTGAGTCAGATCAAGGCGCATCCGGGTCCGGTGCGAGTCGAATCTTTGATCGAGCAGAGAAAGAAGTTTCATTATAAGGATCAGATCCATGAAATCGGAGGCGACATTTGTATTTCCGATCGAATCACTTTGCGTGGAAAGAATTACACAACGTTTCTGAACGGAGACGCGATGGGAAAATCTTTGCAAGGAGCGGCCGGTGCGATCATCATGGGCAGCGTATTTCGCTCTTGTTTAGCGAGAAACAAATCGAAACGAAATCAACTGCATTATCCGGAGCAATGGATCAAATCCTGTTATCTTGATTTTCAAAAAATTTTCGAGTCCTTCGACGGTTCCATGTTTATGTCGATGGTCTTCGGACTCGTGGATGAAGAACGAGGCTTCTTATACTATATCAATGCGGAACATCCGTGGACGGTTCTTTATCGCGGAGGAGAAGCGGTCTATTTGGAAGAAGAGTTGAATATCCGCAAGTTGGGAATGCCGATCATCGATCGAGTCATTCAAGACGGGGGAGAACATCACTATCATGATTGCGTCGAAAACGTTTTCACTCTGAAAACTTTTTTGTTGCAGCCCGGAGATACGATCATTATCGGTTCCGACGGTCGCGATGATATTTCCCTCAAAAAAAAGGCGGCCGATAGACTGGAAATGAACTGGGATACGCAGCTCTTTCTCAATGCGGTGCAAGACGGCAGGGGAAATTTGACCGGCATCAAAAATTTTCTGATCGCGCAAGGGGATCTCGTAGACGATTTCAGTTTGATGCGGATTTCCTATGAAGGCGAAAAGAAATCTTCGAACGGATTTCGAAACGGAATAAGGCCGGAATACATAACGAATCGTCGTATGCTTCACCTTGCATTGGAACGGCGGGACTTTGGAGCCGCAGCTAAGATCGCACAAGAGCAGATACAGGCTTATCCAGATCACGATACGTTATTTTTGATAGCTTCGATCTGCAATCGAAAGATCAACAATCTAGAACTTGCGGCCGATCTCGGGGAATGTTATCATTACCGTCGTCCGAATAGCAAAAAGAGTCTGATGAATTTGACGAAGATCTATTATCGAACGGGAGAATTGGATCGAGTGAATTGTCTCTTAGGTCGATTGATCGCCATCGATCCCGAATACGAACCTGCGAAAAAAATAATCGGAGCAATCAAAGCGCGGAGTTCAGCTTCTTTCGCATAA
- a CDS encoding Imm26 family immunity protein yields the protein MKRIVQKPGFIFKFPLENGNHGYCQCVPNHETRFFKISTKKELSIHDILNLPVAFCVVVFRSTPRKGGWEKVGVGDYPSEYYELAWKVTVDLQSGTIRKIRDSTPFDCTFEEAKDLEVIAVWAHHNVVDRLLTLLQGKNMGSLEYLVRNQNYQFLTWSDQGLEIKREAGTDEI from the coding sequence ATGAAAAGAATCGTTCAAAAGCCGGGTTTTATTTTTAAATTTCCGTTGGAGAATGGAAATCACGGTTATTGTCAATGTGTTCCGAATCATGAAACGCGTTTTTTTAAAATATCCACGAAAAAAGAACTGAGCATCCATGATATATTAAATTTACCCGTTGCATTTTGTGTGGTAGTTTTCCGTTCTACTCCCCGTAAAGGCGGATGGGAAAAAGTCGGCGTCGGCGATTATCCTTCCGAATACTATGAACTGGCTTGGAAAGTTACGGTCGATTTACAGAGCGGTACAATACGAAAGATTCGCGATAGTACCCCATTCGATTGTACGTTTGAGGAAGCAAAAGACCTCGAAGTAATCGCAGTCTGGGCTCATCACAATGTCGTCGATCGATTGCTGACTTTGTTACAAGGTAAAAATATGGGTAGCTTGGAGTATTTGGTGCGGAACCAGAATTATCAATTCTTAACATGGTCCGATCAAGGTCTTGAAATCAAAAGAGAGGCCGGAACGGATGAAATCTGA
- a CDS encoding flagellar hook-basal body protein, giving the protein MLRGMYTGANGMIIQQTRMDVISNNLANVDKTAFKRDTTVFKTFPELLLHRFDEDGVGKVPMGSFDTAPVVGKLGLGGEVNEVYTRFEQGAVKKTENPFDLMLQDRPGNEHPAFFSVMTNRGERLSRSGAFIMDTNGYLVTPQGFPLMGENGPIRVARGNFLIKENGEVWINGEIGNDPVNGTSIEKNRFETPVLLDKIKIRTVENPRHLDKEGDSFYADTPESGEPVPFDLKDEPSVLQGYLEASNVSVVTEMVEMIEVNRSYEANQKTVQTQDSLLGKLINEVLR; this is encoded by the coding sequence ATGTTACGAGGAATGTATACGGGCGCGAACGGGATGATTATCCAGCAAACGAGAATGGACGTGATTTCAAACAATCTCGCTAACGTCGACAAGACCGCCTTTAAAAGAGACACCACGGTTTTTAAGACATTTCCCGAACTACTGCTCCACCGATTCGACGAAGACGGAGTCGGCAAGGTGCCTATGGGTTCCTTCGACACTGCACCGGTAGTCGGCAAACTCGGATTAGGCGGAGAAGTGAACGAAGTCTATACTCGTTTCGAACAAGGAGCCGTTAAAAAAACGGAGAATCCTTTCGATCTTATGCTACAAGATAGACCCGGCAACGAACATCCGGCATTCTTCAGCGTGATGACAAACCGAGGCGAACGTCTTTCTCGAAGCGGAGCTTTCATCATGGACACGAACGGTTATCTCGTAACCCCGCAAGGCTTTCCCCTGATGGGAGAGAACGGTCCGATCCGGGTCGCTCGCGGTAATTTTTTAATCAAGGAAAACGGCGAAGTCTGGATCAACGGCGAAATCGGAAACGATCCCGTAAACGGAACTTCCATTGAGAAGAACCGTTTTGAAACTCCCGTTCTTTTGGATAAAATCAAAATCCGTACCGTCGAAAATCCGCGCCACTTGGATAAAGAAGGTGATTCTTTTTATGCCGATACCCCCGAGTCCGGCGAGCCCGTTCCTTTTGATCTTAAAGACGAACCTTCGGTGTTACAAGGTTACCTAGAAGCGTCTAACGTGAGTGTTGTTACGGAGATGGTGGAAATGATCGAAGTCAATCGTTCTTACGAAGCGAATCAAAAGACGGTTCAGACGCAGGACAGCTTGCTCGGCAAACTCATCAATGAGGTTCTAAGGTAA
- the perRA gene encoding peroxide-responsive transcriptional repressor PerRA, with amino-acid sequence MKDSYERSKKILENAGINVTVQRLQMANLLLSEPQHLTADQVFQLVNEHMPNASRATIFNNLKLFAEKGIVNLLELKSGITLYDSNVGNHHHAVDEDTGEIFDIDLDSKLEERILSELKRDFELKTGSSLEDCNLLITLKGKKK; translated from the coding sequence ATGAAGGATTCGTACGAGAGAAGCAAAAAGATTCTGGAAAACGCGGGAATCAATGTGACGGTTCAAAGACTACAGATGGCAAATCTGCTTTTGTCCGAGCCGCAACATTTGACCGCGGATCAGGTGTTTCAATTGGTAAACGAACACATGCCCAACGCTTCCCGCGCTACTATATTCAATAATCTGAAACTGTTTGCGGAAAAGGGAATCGTGAATCTTCTCGAGTTGAAGTCGGGAATCACTTTATACGATTCGAACGTCGGCAATCATCATCACGCGGTCGACGAGGATACGGGAGAAATTTTCGATATCGATCTGGATTCTAAACTGGAAGAAAGAATTCTTTCCGAACTCAAACGTGACTTCGAATTAAAAACCGGCAGCTCCTTGGAAGATTGCAATCTGTTGATCACCCTCAAAGGAAAAAAGAAATAA
- a CDS encoding ankyrin repeat domain-containing protein gives MKSSVQNQSAESRGSHFSPEALSEFSEAWLAYRSSRKAPPPCFDFARNGNVVGLARNLRFESHIDEADSKGYTLLMLAAYNGREEATRFLISKGADVNATDAAGNSILMGAAFKGHIEIVRVLLEAGADKNYRNPKGQTALQFANLFGRTEVAELLSEVSTNGRLVRFGTFLKSWIIYLFQTIQGVKQ, from the coding sequence ATGAAATCTTCAGTTCAAAACCAATCCGCAGAAAGCCGCGGAAGCCACTTTTCTCCGGAAGCTTTGTCCGAATTTTCGGAGGCTTGGCTTGCTTACCGGAGCAGTAGAAAGGCGCCGCCTCCTTGTTTCGATTTCGCGAGGAACGGAAATGTGGTCGGCTTAGCGCGTAACCTGCGTTTCGAATCGCACATCGACGAAGCGGACTCTAAGGGTTACACCTTACTGATGTTAGCCGCTTACAATGGAAGGGAGGAAGCGACCCGATTTTTGATTTCCAAAGGCGCGGACGTGAACGCAACGGACGCGGCCGGAAATTCGATCCTGATGGGAGCCGCCTTCAAGGGTCATATCGAAATCGTTCGGGTTCTTCTGGAAGCGGGAGCGGATAAGAATTATCGAAACCCAAAAGGTCAAACCGCCTTGCAATTTGCGAATCTGTTCGGTCGTACCGAAGTTGCGGAATTGTTAAGCGAAGTATCGACGAACGGCCGTTTGGTGCGTTTCGGAACCTTTCTTAAATCCTGGATCATCTATCTTTTTCAAACCATACAAGGAGTAAAACAATGA
- a CDS encoding catalase, which produces MSRKTLTTAGGHPVAQNQHSVSAGPRGPLLIQDTHLIEKLAHFNRERIPERVVHAKGAGAYGTLTITNDLSKYSRASVFSKAGKQTPLFLRFSTVAGEKGSADTERDPRGFAIKFYTEEGIWDLVGNNTPVFFERDPLKFPDFIHSQKRDPVTGYKNPFRMWDYWAKAPEALHQMTILFGDRGIPDGYRFMNGYGSHTFGLWNITGERFWVKFHFKSMQGIKNLSGERSAALAGTDPDYATRDLFEAIERKEFPKWKFCVQIMPEKEAETYKFNPFDLTKVWSHKDYSLIEVGVLELNANPKNYFEEVEQAAFSPSNMPPGIGASPDKMLQGRLFAYPDAQRYRLGVHYQQLPVNRPRNSVNAYHRDGSVQFQSDGNYDNYEPNGFEGPVQDSSYAEPPLKISGDADRYDSHKENDDYTQAGDLYRMMKPEERERLTSTIASTMKGLPKGLIVANVKHFYRCDPEYGTKLAEKTGVGVNEIR; this is translated from the coding sequence ATGAGCCGAAAAACTCTTACCACGGCCGGGGGTCATCCGGTCGCACAAAACCAACATTCCGTTTCCGCGGGTCCGCGAGGTCCGCTTCTGATTCAGGACACGCATCTCATCGAAAAGCTCGCGCATTTCAATCGGGAAAGAATTCCGGAACGAGTCGTTCACGCAAAAGGCGCGGGCGCGTACGGAACATTGACGATCACAAACGATCTTTCGAAATATTCAAGAGCTTCCGTTTTTTCAAAGGCGGGAAAACAAACTCCGTTGTTCCTTCGATTTTCCACCGTGGCGGGCGAGAAGGGTTCGGCGGATACGGAAAGGGATCCGAGAGGGTTTGCGATCAAGTTTTATACCGAAGAAGGAATCTGGGATCTTGTGGGTAACAACACTCCCGTATTCTTTGAAAGAGATCCTCTGAAATTTCCGGACTTCATCCATTCTCAAAAAAGAGATCCGGTCACGGGTTATAAGAATCCGTTCCGTATGTGGGACTATTGGGCCAAGGCTCCCGAAGCCCTGCATCAGATGACGATTCTTTTCGGTGACAGAGGAATTCCGGACGGCTATCGTTTCATGAACGGATACGGAAGTCATACATTCGGACTTTGGAATATTACGGGAGAACGTTTTTGGGTGAAGTTTCATTTCAAATCGATGCAGGGAATCAAAAATCTAAGCGGAGAAAGATCGGCCGCGTTAGCCGGAACCGATCCCGATTACGCGACGAGAGATCTGTTCGAAGCGATCGAACGGAAAGAATTTCCGAAATGGAAGTTCTGCGTTCAGATCATGCCGGAAAAGGAAGCGGAAACGTATAAGTTCAATCCTTTCGATCTGACCAAGGTCTGGTCTCACAAGGATTATTCTTTGATCGAAGTCGGAGTGTTGGAGCTGAACGCGAATCCTAAAAATTACTTCGAAGAAGTGGAACAAGCCGCGTTCTCTCCTTCGAACATGCCTCCCGGAATCGGAGCTTCTCCCGATAAAATGCTGCAGGGAAGATTGTTCGCTTATCCGGATGCACAGAGATATCGTTTGGGGGTTCATTACCAACAACTTCCGGTGAACAGACCGAGAAATTCCGTGAACGCATATCACAGAGACGGAAGCGTTCAATTTCAATCCGACGGAAACTACGACAACTACGAGCCGAACGGATTTGAAGGACCGGTTCAGGATTCTTCGTATGCGGAACCTCCGCTGAAAATTTCCGGCGATGCGGATCGTTATGATTCTCACAAAGAAAACGACGATTATACGCAAGCGGGGGATTTGTATCGGATGATGAAGCCCGAAGAACGGGAACGACTGACTTCCACAATCGCTTCAACGATGAAGGGTTTGCCGAAAGGTTTGATCGTCGCAAACGTAAAACATTTCTATCGCTGCGATCCCGAATACGGAACCAAGTTGGCCGAAAAAACGGGCGTGGGAGTAAACGAGATCCGATAA
- a CDS encoding SDR family NAD(P)-dependent oxidoreductase, with product MRFKDKKVLITGGNSGIGLATAKLFVTEGANVIITGRDQNTLDAAVQELGPKARAIRADVVDHDQREALFQSIREEFGELDVVFANAGIMKPTPAGHTNEATFEEVLSVNVTGVFLTIQSSLPLLKRGSSIVLNGSVISTLGAAGVSAYAASKAGVRAMARSLAAELSPKGIRINTVVPGATKTPIWGSSESADARLSGLTASIPLRRVGNADEIANVVAFLASDDSSYVQGAEIIVDGGASSLPAGAPIYLAK from the coding sequence ATGAGATTCAAGGATAAGAAAGTTTTGATTACGGGCGGCAACAGCGGTATCGGATTGGCGACTGCAAAGTTATTCGTTACGGAAGGTGCGAACGTAATCATTACCGGAAGAGATCAAAATACTTTGGACGCGGCGGTTCAAGAATTGGGACCAAAGGCAAGGGCGATCCGTGCGGACGTGGTCGATCACGATCAAAGAGAAGCGCTCTTTCAATCGATCCGGGAAGAATTCGGGGAGTTGGACGTAGTGTTTGCGAACGCGGGAATCATGAAGCCGACGCCCGCAGGTCATACGAACGAAGCGACTTTCGAAGAGGTGCTGAGCGTGAATGTTACGGGAGTTTTTCTTACGATCCAATCCTCGCTTCCTCTTCTCAAACGAGGTTCTTCGATCGTGCTGAACGGCTCCGTCATCAGTACTCTCGGAGCCGCCGGCGTGAGCGCGTACGCTGCGAGCAAGGCGGGTGTGCGCGCTATGGCAAGGTCTCTTGCCGCGGAGTTGAGTCCGAAAGGAATTCGCATTAACACAGTCGTTCCCGGCGCTACGAAAACTCCTATCTGGGGAAGTTCCGAATCCGCGGACGCAAGGCTTTCCGGTCTGACCGCTTCCATTCCTTTACGAAGAGTGGGCAATGCGGACGAGATCGCAAACGTGGTCGCCTTTCTCGCATCGGACGATTCTTCGTATGTGCAAGGAGCTGAGATCATCGTGGATGGAGGTGCGAGCAGTTTGCCGGCGGGTGCGCCGATTTATCTTGCCAAGTAG
- a CDS encoding winged helix-turn-helix transcriptional regulator, which yields MKRKNLEEDDCPIARSLSSIGEWWSLLILRDAFLGKRRFGEFEKSLGLAKNILSSRLQKLVADGILEIVPAGDGSAYQEYALTDKGRDLFPILVSLRQWGEKYLFDKKELSQVLVDERNRKPIQKIEIKSQDGRSLGSKDVRLLFLEKSVDRRSRSSVKRASSSAEKSKR from the coding sequence GTGAAACGCAAAAATCTTGAGGAAGACGATTGCCCGATCGCAAGGTCCCTTTCTTCGATCGGAGAATGGTGGTCTCTTCTCATTCTTCGCGATGCGTTTTTAGGCAAACGCAGATTCGGTGAGTTCGAAAAAAGTCTGGGGCTTGCCAAAAATATTCTGAGTTCGAGACTTCAAAAGCTCGTCGCCGACGGAATTTTAGAAATCGTTCCGGCCGGCGACGGAAGCGCGTATCAGGAATATGCGCTCACGGATAAGGGAAGGGATCTGTTTCCGATTCTTGTATCTCTCAGACAATGGGGGGAAAAATATCTCTTCGATAAAAAGGAACTGAGTCAGGTTCTCGTGGACGAACGCAATCGGAAACCGATTCAAAAGATAGAGATCAAATCCCAAGACGGCCGATCGCTCGGCTCGAAGGACGTCAGACTTCTTTTTTTGGAGAAGTCCGTCGATCGACGTTCGAGGTCGTCCGTAAAACGTGCGTCCTCATCCGCCGAAAAATCGAAACGATAA
- a CDS encoding PAS domain-containing sensor histidine kinase → MIHILQTILEQAHAGYWEKNFVDGTSYLSPAWKGMLGYREEELEDSIRTWQSHIVPEDLGPIRNEFDDYLKTDVSHPYEADIRFLHKNGSIVWFKCTCKVVEVDLKGKPVLMIGTYFDVTKSKRIETELQHTVDRLALATRTARVGIWDFDLIDGKVEWDDTMFDLYGIRPENYLGAVADWERSLHPDDKERCMLEFKQAVSGEKEFDTQFRVVWPDGSVHHIKAIAIVQRLASGKPFRMLGTNWDITKHKNAEIALKESYELNKVFIEKAPSAIAMFDTNMRYMAASQQWLTDYRLGGIEIIGRSHYEIFPEIGDDWKRIHQECLQGKVMRKEEESFVRLDGSVQWIIWEVRPWYVSQNVVGGILMYTADITALKKKEFERSKLEEILTRTNEAAQIGSWELDLENNTRIWSKVTKAIFEVPEDYVPGNEGARFYKNEKERKRAADKLEESIRTGKPFDLEIEIVTAKGNLVWTRSVGKPEYLNGKCIRVSGTFQNINDQKQRELALQRTLDIMNDQNERLLNFAHIVSHNLRSHAGNITMLLTILEESESEEERQEVVRYITKASDSLMDTILNLNEVVSIQTNKNLQNTEIVLREYVDKATRTIGGEIQKYQVQIKNLVSDSIRVRCNPSYMESILLNFLTNAVKYRHPDRVPEIILSAAYEKNRLVLSIADNGLGIDMNKNGDKLFGMYKTFHNNRDAKGIGLFITKNQVEAMGGRIEVESKVNIGTTFRIILL, encoded by the coding sequence ATGATTCATATTCTTCAAACGATTCTAGAACAGGCGCATGCAGGTTATTGGGAGAAAAACTTTGTCGATGGCACCAGTTACCTAAGTCCTGCTTGGAAAGGAATGCTCGGTTATCGGGAGGAAGAACTCGAAGATTCGATCCGCACATGGCAATCGCATATCGTTCCCGAAGATCTGGGCCCGATCCGAAACGAGTTCGATGATTATTTAAAGACGGATGTAAGTCATCCTTACGAGGCGGACATCCGTTTTCTTCATAAGAACGGAAGCATCGTTTGGTTTAAATGCACTTGTAAGGTAGTGGAAGTGGATCTGAAGGGAAAGCCGGTCTTGATGATCGGCACCTATTTCGATGTTACTAAATCCAAAAGGATTGAAACCGAACTGCAGCATACCGTGGACCGGCTTGCGCTGGCTACGCGTACGGCGAGAGTCGGTATTTGGGATTTCGATTTGATTGACGGGAAGGTTGAATGGGATGACACGATGTTCGATCTCTATGGAATCAGACCGGAAAATTATCTCGGCGCCGTCGCGGATTGGGAAAGGAGTCTGCATCCGGATGACAAAGAACGTTGTATGCTCGAATTCAAACAGGCCGTATCGGGTGAAAAGGAGTTCGACACTCAGTTTCGGGTCGTTTGGCCGGACGGTTCGGTGCATCATATCAAAGCCATCGCGATCGTTCAACGTCTCGCTTCCGGAAAACCCTTTCGAATGCTCGGAACGAATTGGGACATCACCAAACACAAGAACGCGGAAATCGCATTAAAAGAAAGTTATGAACTCAACAAGGTCTTTATCGAAAAGGCTCCATCCGCGATCGCGATGTTCGATACGAACATGCGTTATATGGCGGCTTCTCAACAATGGTTGACCGATTACCGTCTCGGAGGAATCGAAATCATCGGCCGTTCGCACTACGAAATCTTTCCGGAAATCGGTGACGATTGGAAACGGATTCATCAGGAATGTCTGCAGGGCAAGGTGATGCGAAAGGAAGAGGAATCCTTTGTCCGTTTGGACGGATCGGTTCAGTGGATCATCTGGGAAGTAAGACCCTGGTATGTTTCGCAGAACGTAGTCGGCGGCATTCTCATGTATACCGCCGATATCACCGCTCTCAAAAAGAAGGAATTTGAAAGAAGCAAACTCGAGGAGATTCTTACGCGAACCAACGAGGCGGCGCAGATCGGTTCTTGGGAATTGGATCTGGAAAACAACACTCGGATTTGGAGCAAGGTGACCAAGGCCATCTTCGAAGTTCCGGAAGATTACGTTCCCGGAAACGAGGGTGCGCGTTTTTATAAAAACGAAAAGGAACGCAAACGAGCGGCCGACAAACTGGAGGAATCGATACGGACCGGAAAACCTTTCGATCTCGAAATCGAAATCGTGACGGCAAAGGGAAATCTTGTTTGGACCCGTTCGGTAGGAAAACCCGAATATCTGAACGGTAAATGTATCCGTGTTTCCGGAACGTTTCAAAACATCAACGATCAAAAGCAGAGGGAACTCGCGTTGCAGAGAACCCTCGATATTATGAACGATCAGAACGAGCGATTATTAAATTTCGCTCATATAGTTTCGCACAATCTCCGTTCTCACGCCGGAAATATCACAATGCTTTTGACGATTCTGGAAGAGTCGGAAAGCGAAGAAGAACGGCAGGAAGTCGTTCGATATATCACGAAAGCCTCGGACAGTTTGATGGATACGATTCTGAATTTGAACGAGGTCGTTTCGATTCAAACGAACAAAAATCTTCAGAATACGGAAATCGTTTTGCGGGAATACGTCGATAAGGCCACTCGAACGATCGGCGGAGAAATCCAAAAGTATCAGGTTCAGATCAAAAATCTGGTTTCGGATTCGATTCGAGTTCGATGCAACCCCTCTTATATGGAAAGTATTCTTTTGAACTTCTTAACGAATGCGGTGAAATATAGACATCCGGACCGAGTTCCGGAAATCATTCTCAGCGCGGCTTACGAAAAGAATCGCCTGGTTCTCAGCATCGCCGACAACGGGCTCGGAATCGACATGAATAAAAACGGGGATAAACTTTTCGGGATGTACAAAACCTTTCACAATAACCGCGATGCGAAAGGAATCGGTTTGTTTATCACCAAAAATCAAGTGGAAGCGATGGGCGGACGGATCGAGGTGGAAAGCAAGGTCAACATTGGTACCACGTTTCGAATCATTCTTCTCTAA
- a CDS encoding NADPH-dependent FMN reductase yields the protein MKILSISGSLRSQATSSSLLRAIAKVAPSDMEFITYTQLDDLPFFSPDRDGENSPEVVLRYREALNNADGVLICTPEYAHGIPGVLKNSLDWVVGSGEYVNKPVMALSSSPAYSGGEKAHASLLTTLKVMNTHIVEKASFPVPVARRKVNENDELIGEDTIETFQNALAEFAKAIAESKASVTDNV from the coding sequence ATGAAAATTCTTTCTATTTCGGGAAGTCTTCGTTCCCAGGCAACCAGTTCTTCTCTTCTTCGTGCGATTGCCAAAGTCGCGCCTTCGGATATGGAGTTTATCACCTATACGCAGTTAGACGATCTTCCGTTTTTTTCCCCGGATCGGGACGGCGAGAATTCTCCCGAAGTTGTGCTGCGTTACAGGGAAGCTCTGAACAACGCTGACGGGGTTTTGATCTGCACCCCGGAATACGCGCACGGAATCCCCGGCGTTTTGAAAAACTCTTTGGATTGGGTCGTCGGTTCGGGAGAATACGTAAATAAACCCGTGATGGCGCTCAGTTCCTCGCCTGCCTATTCCGGCGGGGAAAAAGCGCATGCTTCTCTTCTCACGACTCTAAAAGTGATGAACACACATATTGTCGAAAAGGCTTCGTTTCCGGTTCCCGTGGCGCGCAGAAAGGTAAATGAAAACGACGAACTGATCGGAGAAGATACGATCGAAACGTTTCAAAACGCGCTTGCGGAATTTGCAAAAGCCATCGCAGAATCGAAGGCGTCGGTGACGGATAACGTGTAA